The Rhodocytophaga rosea genome has a segment encoding these proteins:
- a CDS encoding GatB/YqeY domain-containing protein: MALKQQIEGDIKNAMLAKDKDALRALRAIKSLILLEETKEGAGGELTQDAEMKLLTKAAKQRRESADIYKTQNREDLASAELQELEIIERYLPKQLSVADIQAKLRDIISRVGAKGPADMGKVMGVATKELAGQADGKVVSAQVKELLSSL, encoded by the coding sequence ATGGCTTTAAAACAACAAATTGAAGGCGACATTAAAAATGCCATGCTTGCTAAAGACAAAGATGCCTTACGGGCTTTACGGGCAATCAAATCACTGATCTTACTGGAGGAAACAAAAGAAGGAGCGGGCGGTGAACTTACCCAGGATGCTGAAATGAAATTACTCACCAAAGCAGCCAAACAAAGAAGGGAATCGGCAGACATTTATAAAACTCAGAACCGGGAAGATCTGGCCAGTGCTGAATTGCAGGAACTGGAAATTATTGAGCGATACCTGCCCAAACAATTGTCAGTAGCCGATATACAGGCAAAATTACGCGATATTATTAGCAGGGTAGGTGCCAAAGGACCGGCAGACATGGGCAAAGTAATGGGTGTAGCAACCAAAGAACTGGCTGGCCAGGCAGATGGAAAAGTAGTATCGGCTCAGGTAAAAGAATTGTTGAGTTCGCTGTGA
- a CDS encoding CvpA family protein, whose protein sequence is MKTIDILILLPLLLGAYNGYKRGLLLEIIAVFAFILAVVLGFKLMDVSLDWLSPYFGGNGSTNRFLPYFAFAIIFFPIIFMVNKLGSLLRKTLQYTLIGSFDSMAGAIVGIFTWAFGISVFLWLIHAVGVIIPSDATTETYIYPVIRPIAPTIISKASFLFPMGEDLIESVKETFQKIND, encoded by the coding sequence ATGAAGACAATTGATATACTAATTCTGCTTCCGCTGCTGCTGGGTGCGTATAACGGCTATAAACGGGGCTTACTGCTTGAAATTATTGCGGTATTTGCCTTTATTCTGGCAGTTGTGCTTGGTTTTAAATTGATGGATGTTAGCTTAGACTGGCTATCTCCCTATTTTGGAGGCAATGGGAGTACCAATCGTTTTTTGCCGTATTTTGCTTTTGCTATTATATTTTTCCCGATTATTTTCATGGTAAATAAGCTGGGAAGTCTGCTCCGTAAAACGCTGCAATATACGCTGATCGGTAGTTTTGATAGCATGGCAGGAGCTATAGTGGGTATATTTACCTGGGCTTTTGGGATCAGCGTTTTTTTATGGCTGATTCATGCGGTGGGTGTGATTATTCCATCTGATGCCACTACCGAAACTTATATTTATCCGGTAATCCGTCCTATTGCGCCAACCATCATCAGCAAAGCTTCTTTCCTGTTCCCCATGGGCGAAGATCTGATTGAATCGGTGAAAGAAACCTTTCAGAAAATAAATGATTAA
- the mnmH gene encoding tRNA 2-selenouridine(34) synthase MnmH produces MSSLVVNDFLEKAQALPVIDVRSPGEFAHGHIPGAYNIPLFDNEERAKVGTKYKQVSKEAAILLGLDIVGPKMSGFVKSAKKLAPAGEALVHCWRGGMRSGSFAWLLGTTGFKVDTLQKGYKAYRQEVLHLFEQPFPFIVLGGKTGSGKTELLQELARAGEQVIDLEGLAHHKGSSFGAIGELPQPTTEQFENNLHAALHKLDLRRRIWVEDESITIGTVRLPAAIYNRIRQAPVIFIDVPKLIRIERLVQDYTGFDHHLLEQALERIKKRMGGLHFNLAMEALHARDYATVADLSLAYYDKAYLFGLDKRDTEKVYTLPLAEESLAEKVEKVIETADAFIQKKILPK; encoded by the coding sequence ATGTCTTCGCTTGTAGTAAACGATTTTTTGGAAAAGGCACAAGCTCTGCCTGTAATTGATGTACGTTCGCCTGGAGAATTTGCACACGGACATATTCCTGGCGCATACAACATTCCACTCTTCGATAATGAGGAACGGGCAAAAGTCGGCACCAAATACAAACAGGTAAGCAAAGAAGCAGCTATTCTGCTGGGACTGGATATTGTAGGTCCAAAAATGTCTGGTTTTGTAAAAAGTGCTAAAAAACTAGCTCCTGCTGGTGAAGCATTGGTGCACTGCTGGCGGGGTGGTATGCGTAGCGGAAGTTTTGCATGGCTGTTGGGTACTACCGGATTCAAAGTAGATACCCTGCAAAAAGGTTATAAGGCCTACCGGCAGGAAGTATTACATTTATTTGAACAACCTTTCCCTTTTATTGTACTGGGCGGAAAAACCGGAAGCGGAAAAACTGAACTCCTACAGGAACTTGCCAGAGCCGGTGAACAGGTAATTGACCTGGAAGGATTAGCTCACCACAAAGGTTCTTCTTTTGGGGCTATTGGTGAACTGCCGCAACCCACTACTGAGCAATTTGAAAATAATTTACATGCGGCTTTGCATAAACTGGACCTAAGACGAAGAATATGGGTGGAAGATGAGAGTATTACCATAGGTACCGTAAGGTTGCCTGCGGCTATTTACAACCGGATCAGGCAAGCACCAGTTATTTTTATAGATGTGCCCAAACTCATCCGCATTGAACGGCTGGTACAAGATTACACCGGCTTTGATCATCACTTACTGGAACAAGCCTTGGAGCGTATCAAAAAAAGAATGGGCGGTTTACATTTCAATTTAGCCATGGAAGCCTTACATGCCAGGGATTATGCTACCGTTGCCGACCTTTCGCTCGCTTATTACGACAAAGCCTACCTCTTCGGACTGGATAAACGAGATACAGAAAAAGTATATACCCTACCCCTCGCTGAAGAATCATTAGCCGAAAAAGTGGAAAAAGTTATAGAAACGGCTGATGCTTTTATACAGAAAAAAATCCTCCCGAAATGA